One Hypanus sabinus isolate sHypSab1 chromosome 4, sHypSab1.hap1, whole genome shotgun sequence genomic region harbors:
- the xirp2b gene encoding xin actin-binding repeat-containing protein 2 gives MESDPETRMMVSETQRNDVLASPISMEETESAQSEVVKEDLQATRRIEKFSIPLDDLRMLFEKTDSPRNCKKELRGGGSPLLLSKQQLGNLPDGGVSGSLEKTMDGKETSNSEAAVTSDEPSQADGVPFDIRETASLKERLAMYQAAVSKKEKSCPSADGPEEEARALPGGLASVKKQFESQGIASTHSAAAHYHYQQRSEQDVTTTTEITVNNSIRKTDHGDDVLQAGEQHSSYQTEMVSVTEQNTQQTRVMEHFENHFNVDGMTEDEMPKISTQILKQQFEKSAQPTQTASNTTKQIKAELNVEDMEWPPLVSTSNISARVGKLTEVATLREIESAAASFSVNSSNRGSMEEFPPPPPELLNTPPEINLSPHPEPSPSSRKQVIPKDLYAKQRNLYELKRLYKHINPEMRRNLEKELIQEISEIVTNETKETNVVGDVQQARYVFEQTGLSPQKCVSPEREYLEWDEILKGEVQSMRWMFETQPLDSIKDESPDESNGKCISQQEMIAGGDVKYTTWMFETQPIDTLGVSPPDSTEITGKIPELARGDVRTATWLFETQPLDSMNRKYQESDQAAETTVTKDITAGDVKTARYLFETQSLDTLGHLDSVDESNFLQLKSEVEEIKGNVKKTLKLFETQPLYVIRDQAGHVLEIKTVKREEIERGDVTTARWLFETKPLDMINKDVSSIKVVCGISREEVNRGGVSRAKWLFEMHPLDSIKEQVETDSSTKYKEEILGADVSKQCWMFETQPIDSLKDNDNARSVEMEEIIGGDVRSTKHLFETLPMDALKDSPDIEQLKHTIASEELKGNVRHQTWVFETQPLETIGEEKVKYTKSIQLEAIKKGDVSNYRQVFETMNLSHIDESKKIQVDGVTSGAVRSNRTLFETTPLYAIQDSAGHYHEVKTVRREEIVRGDVRTCRWMFETTPVDQFDESIQKFQIIRGISKEEVQSGDVKTAKWLFETQPLDTIKYFNSAECEEITTKELEDIRGDVQTCRWLFETQPMDALYEKIDVKDEVSEIQKGDVKTCTWLFETQPLDTIKDHSETFITMRTIQQEEIQGSDVQLARILFETEPLGNIQGEKKEEFRQITEIDIQSGDVSRKKWIFENKSLDLISSSSEETLKKIRSVTAEDIQKGDVIKCTWLFENHPIDMIRERSEERENFCTVKDVQGGDVGKGRFIFETFSLDQIKEESSENTHSKKFSMDEIEKGDVKNYTLLFETQPLYAIKDKEGCYHEVTTVRKEEVITGDVRGTRWLFETKPLDLINENDEVYIIKAVTQEDIQKGDVTSARWKFETQPLDKIADDEKVIPKTICDVQGGNVRSSTQLFESNSQQKYVRTVSVSEIQHGNVRTATWLFETHTIDEIKGEDSEYKEIKTVEREDVQKGEVKQAIWLFEKQPLDSIQEVNKTSTKILQEDIPQGDVRTTTWLFETTPLHQFNESPVEKPEIMGKNIKDTLKSLYDCKILQSRGILIEANEVGNVKMAKYQLLNQTSPEIQKEQIVRGDLQHIMMKLLSKRATPVKGITVDHDEKGNIHLTTAQLLKRATDIDVNKEEIIGCNIQQAIDKLLNQDTTAKKGILIQESEKGDIKMTVYSLLNRTDYTKVHQGEDIKGDVQGAINKLINTPQNSGLSQKVKVNDIEKGNVQFYTTCIESGALDYLKLLQLETDETVVVQEEPEEMIHGDVKAAKKMLQMQQMQIERTVAESEILSGDVQSAMLAFTTEKQNISPNTEKEEIIPGNLKAALDSLNQTISQPILVEKEPVVWGNLSATLKSLEDAKCHKKDVKKFVGIPGEIKGTLDSSQKSVISRVKENEEDVVCDDSTPLEEAQSKMKHIEKEIIMKGDFQTTTASVLEKSSEKIAFPHQLGKKGCVKATIQKLPDWSQLHTSTSAGSQSNIVVRREGQKHMSVAKNIEDKEDALACIKSHLAAQERNNINITKHTNKGIQAKQSVKHLVSTQNVNTRVDHPVKSYPREKTQTVSLTDDQHQNEVVKKSRTISDVYATSSTSEHIGSQKVNVTRNKSTVDSKEVFCSVDGKTPKQFVSVSKKVQKTSHLPKSSECFDISNTEICAGSDTVVGQVVTCATNQGTNITQQSAQTLNQDIQTSSLHSTIENEVGARNEITNINDLRKADSLSQGINKELVPMVKSGTTLFEKSKIATNGMGNKIDKTRREVLSHVKKERKAMPDDQFSVPLYSSPEPPLPPPPPPPPGEDDGQMFPLPPPPPPIIQMKPEVYETELPPSPLPPPPPLPVSPTRTLAQVSLITGHLPPSSLQSDLNLLPPPTSCPQSPSEQRRYVNKALKPESTSKMPHLEYLQPQEQINKKAASILKPNVIMPEESVSSKLGIQQQSQELMQENIVLCSSSPQAVQSPFPPGVSLNPIQKPTQPKEPKSPSASKRVFVPPAPSPTPEAVKPQSKPFVRKFKTPLMIAEEKYRKEREEIEKNKAAKMTWTVNTGKVATEESKLSTRAGPENVKPSVLSAAARAADHHLNSTVFQLMETENVTTTERHVSHSKPGGLTAEGHAPRPKPGDSTAKGNPIYPKPGGPIAEEHPIYPKPGGPIAEEHPIYPKPGGPIAEEHPIYPKPGGPSAKGHPIHPKLGGPIAEEHPIYRKPGGPSAKGHPIHPKLGGPIAEGHPAHPKVEGPTAEGHSIHLKSGSTSTEGQSPRPKPGGPFAERQFFPPTLKEPPAVDSISTETVTSASSSQSTLLSASEQLHHILNNSADLAINKEATLNTLKDSVKDIEQHKEVHKKAQAGNLKSQSTSEPKFRVKTIQLPKGVQKMQEKKVDALPYKMEQKQYLKAEENISQKKVAIKQQLQQKQNDHVGVAEKEQLNFSVQDEYSCSVTEQRDWNIERMALSKTLTTNLTDDHVKNKREVQQNYQQPYRAHLAETLKTQNKKMGDAGYKEAKKEKEKQHHVKTQGEAIKKVQGERVRQKVDLASHAVHQSPLGMQAQAQKQLDWMERTFGENQVETKYSTFQAKEQEVSNGINASYEQGLVPAHTEDVKQENKESRETTASEKEFDKRVAKYYVEISDSYQKREELQNILFRVIQFERDNDNMDLNVMKSFLEGVPTWLTDGHEFTMKDINGKNLQNIKKELTQIKKKALLKLAYFDELIQKALISISGLKLENEMFRSASPSQKISKISIGSCKLEKQVKDGIEEQACESKRGQVTEGRLAEQRAQSPAIRMASPSPSFITIESTARRTESPLRTAPSPPPSQKTYSTPSPIQREATHTPPLSMCNSDMPTSRIRTFSTASSPTRGRRYDQLVKLKDTTAKLSQGISQPVQPTFAQKTEKRSEIIPSPATLRRQLKIDPPVLDMLHKYGSSVTEMFEEARRSEENKVYMRKEPIDIPERLGSDTEENESATKKQQIQMPQVDLAELVHQFEMPDQTDYFHEEQVMFSEKMGNENKDDYFGKIKELEEVPKFDIKSVKPVFEITGQIPIPMKHSSRDRKPLKKSQHSHKIRDEMRKATQSMLYPEAINKQFVYVDGFETEAISARTNIQHSEMFSGIDSRHAPPTYEDVISGQALDIANDQTPEELLKNFQNTWQESERVFRSLGYEISDSSETTWQEDVLHEHMALTGNLHESVESKFRKHQH, from the exons GATGTAACAACTACCACTGAAATTACAGTGAACAACAGCATCAGAAAGACAGACCATGGAGATGATGTACTGCAAGCTGGTGAACAACACTCCTCTTATCAAACAGAAATG GTCTCGGTTACTGAGCAGAATACTCAGCAAACGAGAGTGATGGAACATTTTGAAAATCACTTCAATG TGGATGGAATGACCGAAGATGAGATGCCTAAAATCTCCACTCAGATCTTAAAGCAGCAGTTTGAAAAATCAGCCCAGCCCACCCAGACGGCATCAAACACCACCAAACAGATTAAG GCAGAACTTAACGTTGAAGATATGGAGTGGCCTCCTCttgtctccacatccaacatTTCTGCAAGAGTGGGCAAGCTTACTGAAGTTGCCACATTGAGAGAAATAGAGAGTGCAGCTGCTTCATTTTCTGTCAATTCCAGTAACCGTGGGAGCATGGAAGAATTCCCTCCTCCTCCGCCGGAGTTGCTCAATACACCTCCTGAAATAAATTTGTCGCCGCATCCCGAACCATCCCCTTCCTCAAGAAAACAAGTCATTCCCAAGGACCTATATGCCAAACAAAGGAATCTGTACGAATTGAAGCGTTTATATAAACATATCAAccctgagatgaggaggaacctgGAAAAGGAATTAATTCAAGAGATCAGTGAGATTGTGACGAACGAAACGAAAGAAACCAATGTAGTTGGGGATGTACAGCAGGCTCGATATGTTTTTGAACAAACTGGTCTCAGTCCTCAGAAATGTGTGAGCCCAGAGAGGGAGTATTTAGAATGGGATGAGATCCTCAAAGGGGAGGTGCAGTCCATGCGCTGGATGTTTGAGACTCAACCCTTAGATTCCATCAAGGATGAATCCCCTGATGAAAGCAATGGAAAATGCATTTCCCAGCAGGAAATGATAGCAGGAGGTGACGTAAAGTACACAACTTGGATGTTTGAGACGCAGCCTATCGATACTCTCGGTGTAAGTCCTCCTGATTCTACAGAGATCACGGGCAAGATTCCCGAATTAGCCAGAGGAGATGTtcgcactgccacctggttgtTTGAAACACAGCCGCTGGATTCCATGAATAGGAAGTACCAGGAAAGTGATCAGGCCGCAGAGACTACTGTCACTAAAGACATTACCGCTGGTGATGTCAAAACTGCAAGGTACTTATTTGAAACTCAATCCCTTGACACACTTGGGCACTTAGATTCTGTTGATGAAAGTAACTTCCTGCAGTTAAAATCTGAAGTCGAAGAAATAAAAGGAAATGTGAAGAAGACACTGAAGTTGTTTGAAACCCAGCCCCTCTATGTTATTAGGGACCAGGCTGGTCATGTGCTGGAGATCAAAACTGTTAAAAGAGAGGAGATTGAGAGAGGTGATGTCACGACAGCTCGCTGGCTATTTGAAACTAAACCTTTAGACATGATTAATAAGGATGTTTCAAGTATAAAGGTTGTATGCGGGATCTCCAGGGAGGAAGTTAATCGAGGCGGTGTCAGCAGGGCTAAGTGGCTCTTTGAAATGCATCCACTGGACAGCATCAAAGAACAGGTAGAAACAGATTCTTCTACCAAGTATAAAGAAGAAATCCTTGGTGCTGATGTGAGCAAACAATGCTGGATGTTTGAAACACAGCCAATTGACTCACTAAAAGACAATGACAATGCAAGGTCAGTAGAAATGGAAGAAATAATAGGGGGAGATGTACGTTCAACGAAACATTTGTTTGAGACACTTCCTATGGATGCCCTGAAGGACAGCCCAGACATAGAACAGCTTAAACATACGATTGCTTCCGAAGAACTTAAAGGGAACGTGAGACATCAGACTTGGGTTTTTGAGACCCAACCACTTGAGACGATCGGGGAAGAGAAAGTAAAATATACAAAATCAATCCAACTCGAAGCAATCAAAAAAGGTGACGTGAGCAATTATAGGCAGGTGTTTGAAACCATGAATTTAAGTCACATTGATGAATCGAAAAAGATTCAAGTGGATGGTGTAACCAGTGGCGCTGTGCGGTCTAATAGGACTTTATTTGAAACAACTCCACTATATGCCATTCAAGATAGTGCTGGACACTATCATGAAGTCAAAACTGTGAGGAGAGAAGAAATTGTGAGGGGTGATGTTCGAACGTGCAGATGGATGTTTGAGACGACTCCTGTTGATCAATTTGATGAAAGTATTCAGAAGTTTCAAATAATCAGGGGGATATCTAAGGAAGAAGTACAATCTGGTGATGTGAAAACAGCCAAGTGGCTCTTTGAAACACAGCCACTTGATACCATAAAATATTTCAACAGCGCAGAATGTGAAGAAATCACTACAAAAGAGCTTGAGGACATCAGAGGGGACGTTCAAACTTGCCGATGGCTGTTTGAGACTCAGCCAATGGATGCTCTCTATGAAAAGATAGATGTTAAAGATGAAGTAAGTGAGATCCAGAAAGGCGATGTGAAAACGTGTACGTGGTTATTTGAAACACAGCCCTTAGACACAATAAAAGATCACTCAGAAACATTCATCACAATGCGAACCATTCAGCAGGAAGAGATACAGGGAAGTGACGTTCAGTTAGCTCGGATTCTATTTGAGACTGAACCTCTGGGGAATATCCAAGGGGAAAAGAAGGAAGAATTTAGACAAATAACTGAAATAGATATTCAGTCAGGGGATGTATCCCGTAAGAAATGGATCTTTGAAAATAAATCCCTTGACTTGATTAGCTCCAGTTCAGAAGAAACTTTGAAGAAAATTAGATCTGTGACAGCAGAAGATATTCAGAAGGGTGATGTCATTAAGTGTACCTGGCTTTTTGAGAATCATCCAATAGATATGATCAGAGAAAGGTCTGAAGAAAGAGAAAATTTTTGCACAGTCAAAGATGTTCAGGGTGGAGATGTTGGTAAAGGACGCTTCATTTTTGAGACCTTCTCACTGGATCAGATTAAGGAAGAATCATCGGAAAATACACATAGTAAGAAATTTAGTATGGATGAAATAGAAAAAGGAGACGTCAAAAACTACACTCTGCTGTTTGAAACCCAGCCGTTATATGCTATTAAAGACAAGGAAGGGTGTTACCATGAAGTGACGACAGTTCGGAAAGAGGAAGTGATCACTGGGGATGTACGGGGTACCAGATGGTTGTTTGAAACTAAGCCTTTAGACCTAATTAATGAAAATGATGAAGTATATATCATCAAAGCTGTGACGCAGGAGGATATTCAAAAAGGCGATGTAACTTCTGCACGTTGGAAATTTGAAACACAACCACTGGACAAAATTGCAGATGATGAGAAAGTAATCCCAAAAACAATCTGTGACGTGCAAGGTGGGAATGTGAGATCAAGTACCCAGCTATTTGAGTCCAACTCCCAGCAGAAATATGTCAGAACAGTCAGTGTCAGTGAGATTCAACATGGTAATGTTAGGACAGCCACTTGGCTTTTTGAAACTCATACAATTGATGAGATAAAAGGAGAAGATTCAGAGTATAAGGAGATTAAGACCGTTGAGCGAGAAGATGTACAAAAAGGAGAAgtgaagcaggccatttggctttTTGAAAAGCAGCCACTGGACAGCATACAGGAGGTTAATAAAACATCTACAAAAATACTTCAGGAAGATATTCCACAAGGAGATGTTAGAACCACAACCTGGCTTTTTGAAACGACACCTTTGCACCAGTTTAATGAAAGTCCAGTAGAGAAGCCAGAAATAATGGGGAAAAATATTAAGGACACCCTTAAATCTCTTTATGATTGCAAAATCCTTCAATCCCGGGGAATCCTGATTGAAGCAAATGAAGTTGGAAATGTCAAAATGGCTAAATATCAACTTTTGAATCAAACCTCCCCAGAGatacaaaaagaacaaattgtcaGGGGAGATCTGCAACATATCATGATGAAGTTATTATCCAAGAGAGCAACTCCAGTGAAGGGAATTACTGTTGACCATGAtgaaaaaggcaacatccatttgACAACAGCACAGCTTTTGAAGAGAGCAACAGATATTGATGTAAATAAAGAGGAAATAATTGGTTGTAATATTCAGCAAGCAATCGACAAGCTTTTAAATCAAGACACTACTGCAAAGAAGGGAATTCTAATTCAAGAGAGTGAAAAGGGGGACATCAAAATGACAGTTTATTCTCTTCTCAACAGGACAGATTACACTAAAGTCCACCAAGGTGAAGACATTAAAGGAGATGTTCAAGGGGCAATTAATAAGCTTATAAATACACCTCAGAACAGTGGACTTTCTCAGAAAGTTAAAGTAAATGACATAGAAAAAGGAAATGTTCAGTTCTATACAACATGCATTGAATCAGGGGCATTGGACTATCTTAAACTCCTTCAGCTGGAGACTGATGAAACTGTTGTAGTTCAAGAGGAACCCGAGGAAATGATTCATGGTGATGTCAAGGCTGCTAAAAAAATGCTTCAGATGCAACAAATGCAAATTGAACGGACAGTTGCAGAGTCTGAGATTTTATCTGGAGATGTCCAAAGTGCAATGTTGGCTTTTACCACAGAAAAGCAAAATATATCTCCCAACACTGAAAAAGAAGAAATTATACCTGGAAATTTAAAGGCAGCTTTGGATTCACTCAATCAAACCATTAGTCAACCCATACTTGTAGAAAAGGAACCAGTTGTATGGGGCAACTTATCAGCAACTCTCAAGTCTCTTGAAGATGCAAAATGTCATAAAAAAGATGTCAAAAAGTTTGTTGGTATCCCAGGGGAGATTAAAGGCACCCTGGATTCATCACAGAAGTCAGTAATTAGTAGAGTCAAAGAAAATGAGGAAGATGTGGTGTGCGATGACTCCACTCCTTTGGAAGAGGCTCAAAGTAAAATGAAGCACATTGAAAAGGAAATCATAATGAAAGGTGACTTTCAAACCACAACAGCAAGTGTGCTGGAAAAAAGTTCTGAAAAGATAGCATTCCCACACCAGTTGGGCAAAAAAGGATGTGTGAAAGCTACAATCCAAAAACTACCAGACTGGTCACAACTTCACACCAGTACATCAGCAGGAAGCCAAAGTAACATTGTAGTGCGACGTGAAGGCCAGAAACACATGTCTGTAGCAAAAAATATTGAGGATAAAGAAGATGCACTGGCCTGCATAAAATCACATTTAGCAGCTCAAGAGCGAAATAATATCAATATTACCAAGCACACTAATAAGGGAATTCAGGCAAAACAGAGCGTGAAACATCTTGTGAGTACACAAAATGTTAATACGAGAGTAGATCATCCAGTGAAAAGTTATCCAAGAGAGAAAACACAAACTGTTTCACTAACTGATGACCAACATCAAAATGAAGTTGTTAAGAAAAGCAGAACAATCTCAGATGTGTATGCAACCTCAAGTACCTCTGAACATATTGGTTCTCAAAAAGTAAATGTGACCAGAAACAAATCTACAGTTGACAGTAAAGAAGTTTTCTGTTCAGTTGATGGAAAAACACCTAAACAGTTTGTTTCAGTTTCAAAGAAAGTTCAGAAAACCTCCCATTTGCCAAAAAGTTCTGAATGTTTTGATATATCAAATACTGAAATTTGTGCAGGATCAGATACAGTTGTTGGACAAGTGGTGACCTGTGCAACCAACCAGGGCACTAATATCACTCAGCAAAGTGCACAGACGTTAAATCAAGACATTCAGACTTCGTCATTGCACTCAACTATAGAAAATGAAGTAGGAGCTAGAAATGAAATTACAAACATTAATGACTTGCGTAAGGCTGACAGCCTTAGTCAGGGAATAAATAAAGAACTTGTACCGATGGTCAAATCTGGAACAACTTTATTTGAAAAATCAAAAATAGCTACAAATGGCATGGGTAATAAAATTGACAAAACTAGAAGGGAAGTATTAAGCCATGTGAAAAAGGAGAGAAAAGCCATGCCTGATGATCAGTTTTCAGTTCCGCTGTATTCTTCGCCTgaacctcctcttccccctcctcctcctcctccacctggaGAAGATGATGGTCAAATGTTTCctctcccaccaccaccaccacctatcATCCAAATGAAACCAGAGGTGTATGAAACAGAacttcctccttctcctctccctcctccaccccctcTTCCCGTTAGTCCCACTAGAACTCTTGCACAGGTATCCTTAATCACAGGACACCTTCCTCCATCATCATTACAGTCTGATTTGAATTTACTACCGCCTCCAACCTCTTGCCCTCAGTCTCCTTCGGAACAAAGGAGATATGTTAACAAGGCATTGAAGCCGGAGTCAACATCAAAGATGCCACACCTTGAATATCTCCAGCCACAAGAGCAAAtcaacaagaaagcagcatccattttaAAACCAAATGTAATTATGCCCGAGGAATCTGTATCATCAAAGCTGGGTATTCAAcagcagagtcaggaattgatgcaGGAAAATATTGTTCTGTGTTCATCAAGTCCACAGGCTGTACAATCCCCATTTCCCCCAGGAGTGTCCCTCAACCCTATTCAAAAACCAACCCAGCCAAAGGAACCAAAATCTCCTTCTGCTAGTAAAAGAGTTTTTGTACCACCTGCTCCTTCACCTACACCAGAAGCTGTAAAGCCACAATCTAAACCTTTTGTCAGGAAATTTAAAACTCCTTTAATGATAGCTGAAGAAAAATATcgaaaagagagagaagaaatagaaaaaaataaagcaGCAAAAATGACTTGGACTGTAAATACAGGGAAGGTAGCAACAGAGGAGTCAAAGCTCTCAACGAGGGCAGGACCTGAAAATGTGAAGCCTTCAGTCTTGTCGGCTGCAGCACGGGCTGCTGACCATCATCTAAATTCCACAGTTTTTCAGTTAATGGAAACAGAAAATGTGACTACTACTGAGAGACATGTCAGTCACTCAAAGCCTGGAGGTCTTACTGCTGAAGGCCATGCCCCTCGACCAAAACCAGGAGACTCGACTGCCAAGGGCAATCCAATCTATCCAAAACCAGGAGGCCCTATTGCTGAGGAGCATCCAATCTATCCAAAACCAGGAGGCCCTATTGCTGAGGAGCATCCAATCTATCCAAAACCAGGAGGCCCTATTGCTGAGGAGCATCCAATCTATCCAAAACCAGGAGGCCCTTCTGCTAAGGGACATCCAATCCACCCAAAACTAGGAGGCCCTATTGCTGAGGAGCATCCAATCTATCGAAAACCAGGAGGCCCTTCTGCTAAGGGACATCCAATCCACCCAAAACTAGGAGGCCCTATTGCTGAGGGGCATCCTGCTCATCCTAAAGTAGAGGGTCCCACTGCTGAGGGACATTCCATTCATCTAAAATCAGGCAGTACCTCTACTGAGGGACAGTCTCCTCGTCCAAAACCAGGAGGTCCCTTTGCTGAGAGACAATTCTTTCCTCCAACGTTAAAAGAGCCTCCTGCTGTGGATAGCATATCCACAGAAACAGTTACCTCTGCTTCTTCCTCCCAGTCAACACTGTTGTCAGCGTCCGAGCAGCTGCATCATATCTTAAACAATTCTGCAGATCTAGCAATTAATAAGGAAGCAACTTTAAACACACTTAAAGATTCAGTGAAAGACATTGAACAACACAAGGAGGTGCACAAAAAGGCACAAGCTGGTAATCTGAAATCTCAGTCAACATCCGAGCCAAAATTTAGGGTTAAAACTATCCAGCTTCCTAAAGGTGTTCAAAAAATGCAGGAAAAGAAAGTCGATGCATTGCCATACAAAATGGAGCAAAAGCAATATTTAAAAGCAGAAGAAAATATAAGTCAAAAGAAGGTTGCTATTAAGCAACAGCTTCAACAAAAACAAAATGACCATGTTGGTGTGGCAGAGAAAGAGCAACTTAACTTCAGTGTTCAGGATGAATATAGTTGCTCAGTAACTGAACAGAGAGACTGGAACATTGAAAGGATGGCATTGTCAAAAACACTTACAACAAACCTGACAGATGATCATGTGAAAAATAAGAGAGAGGTGCAACAGAATTATCAGCAGCCATACAGGGCTCATTTAGCAGAAACTCTGAAAACTCAGAACAAGAAGATGGGTGATGCTGGGTATAAAGaagcaaagaaagaaaaagaaaagcagCATCACGTTAAAACTCAAGGAGAAGCAATTAAAAAGGTTCAAGGAGAAAGAGTGCGACAGAAAGTTGACTTAGCAAGCCATGCAGTTCACCAAAGCCCGTTGGGCATGCAAGCACAAGCACAAAAACAGCTTGATTGGATGGAAAGGACATTTGGAGAAAATCAAGTCGAAACTAAATACAGCACCTTTCAGGCAAAGGAACAAGAAGTTTCTAATGGAATAAATGCAAGTTATGAGCAAGGGCTGGTCCCTGCTCACACCGAGGATGTAAAACAGGAGAACAAGGAAAGCAGAGAAACAACAGCATCCGAAAAGGAATTTGATAAAAGAGTTGCAAAGTATTATGTGGAAATCAGTGATAGTTACCAAAAACGTGAGGAGCTGCAAAACATTTTATTCAGAGTAATTCAGTTTGAAAGAGATAATGATAATATGGATTTAAATGTTATGAAAAGCTTTTTAGAAGGGGTTCCAACTTGGCTTACTGATGGCCATGAATTCACCATGAAAGATATCAATGGAAAGAATTTACAAAATATAAAAAAGGAACTAACGCAGATTAAAAAGAAAGCATTACTTAAGCTTGCATATTTTGATGAATTAATTCAGAAAGCATTGATATCTATTTCTGGTCTAAAATTGGAAAATGAAATGTTTCGTTCTGCCTCGCCTTCACAAAAGATATCCAAGATAAGTATTGGCTCGTGCAAATTAGAAAAGCAGGTGAAAGACGGTATAGAAGAGCAAGCATGTGAAAGTAAAAGGGGACAAGTGACCGAAGGTAGACTTGCAGAACAGAGAGCCCAGTCTCCAGCAATAAGAATGGCATCACCATCCCCGTCTTTCATCACTATTGAGTCGACAGCTAGACGCACAGAATCACCTCTTAGAACTgctccctctcctccaccttctcaGAAAACATACAGTACTCCATCCCCTATCCAAAGGGAAGCTACACATACACCCCCATTATCAATGTGCAACTCGGATATGCCAACGTCCAGAATCCGCACATTTTCAACAGCATCTTCTCCGACAAGGGGCAGGCGCTACGATCAGCTTGTCAAACTTAAAGATACTACTGCAAAACTATCACAGGGAATTTCACAACCTGTGCAGCCTACATTTGCTCAGAAAACAGAAAAGAGGTCAGAAATTATCCCATCGCCAGCAACTCTTCGGCGCCAGTTAAAGATTGACCCACCTGTTTTAGATATGTTACATAAATATGGATCTTCTGTAACAGAAATGTTTGAAGAAGCTAGAAGGTCAGAGGAAAACAAAGTTTATATGCGTAAAGAACCCATAGACATTCCAGAACGTCTGGGCTCTGACACAGAGGAGAATGAATCTGCCACCAAAAAACAGCAAATTCAAATGCCACAAGTGGATCTTGCAGAACTTGTTCATCAATTTGAAATGCCTGATCAAACAGATTATTTTCACGAGGAACAGGTCATGTTCTCTGAAAAAATGGGAAATGAGAATAAAGATGATTATTTTGGAAAAATAAAAGAGTTAGAAGAAGTCCCAAAGTTCGATATAAAATCTGTTAAGCCAGTGTTTGAAATTACTGGACAAATACCCATTCCCATGAAACATTCTTCAAGGGACAGAAAACCACTGAAAAAATCTCAACATTCTCACAAAATCAGAGATGAAATGAGGAAGGCAACACAATCCATGTTGTATCCCGAAGCAATTAATAAGCAGTTTGTATACGTGGATGGCTTTGAAACAGAAGCAATCAGCGCAAGAACTAACATTCAACACTCTGAAATGTTTTCCGGTATTGACTCCAGGCACGCCCCACCAACCTATGAAGATGTCATTTCGGGACAGGCTTTAGACATAGCAAATGATCAAACTCCTGAAGAGCTGTTGAAGAATTTCCAAAATACGTGGCAGGAAAGTGAACGTGTATTCAGGAGTCTTGGTTACGAAATCTCAGACAGCAGTGAAACCACCTGGCAAGAAGATGTACTTCATGAACATATGGCTTTGACTGGTAATCTGCATGAGAGTGTGGAGTCAAAATTTAGAAAGCATCAACACTAA